From Bombus huntii isolate Logan2020A chromosome 4, iyBomHunt1.1, whole genome shotgun sequence, one genomic window encodes:
- the LOC126864712 gene encoding SH3 domain-binding glutamic acid-rich protein homolog isoform X1 — MNLFEIVRRYLVDYNDAVSEVKKRQQRVLMILDSKNVEYETIDITEPGKEMEKEFMQSNGIARDSKYPLPPQIFNEDEYCGDYEDFDLANEMDELEEFLKVEPPASGKENVPDSNQSEEIQENGNTTSREPSTDKEAAAIQAESVEERTTLPSENVQSDEPKSIENDGETKPEEDTTEHTEENVEKNEEKSGDQEKEE, encoded by the exons ATGAATCTATTTGAAATCGTTCGTAGATATTTAGTAGATTACAACGACGCAGTTTCAGAG GTAAAAAAGAGGCAACAACGAGTATTGATGATATTAGATAGCAAAAATGTAGAGTATGAGACAATTGATATAACAGAACCAGGAAAGGAGATGGAAAAGGAATTTATGCAATCTAATGGTATTGCGAGAGATAGTAAATATCCATTACCTCCACAGATATTTAATGAAGATGAATACTGTGGG GATTATGAAGATTTTGATTTGGCAAATGAAATGGATGAATTGgaagaatttttgaaagtgGAACCACCTGCTAgtggaaaagaaaatgttcCTGATTCAAATCAAAGTGAGGAAATTCAAGAAAATGGAAATACTACAAGTCGAGAG CCTTCCACAGACAAAGAAGCAGCTGCAATACAAGCAGAAAG TGTTGAAGAAAGAACAACTTTACCAAGTGAAAATGTACAGTCAGATGAACCTAAATCTATAGAAAATGATGGTGAAACAAAGCCTGAAGAAGATACTACGGAACATACAGaagaaaatgttgaaaaaaATGAAGAGAAATCTGGTGATCAAGAGAAAGAAGAGTAG
- the LOC126864712 gene encoding SH3 domain-binding glutamic acid-rich protein homolog isoform X3 codes for MILDSKNVEYETIDITEPGKEMEKEFMQSNGIARDSKYPLPPQIFNEDEYCGDYEDFDLANEMDELEEFLKVEPPASGKENVPDSNQSEEIQENGNTTSREPSTDKEAAAIQAESVEERTTLPSENVQSDEPKSIENDGETKPEEDTTEHTEENVEKNEEKSGDQEKEE; via the exons ATGATATTAGATAGCAAAAATGTAGAGTATGAGACAATTGATATAACAGAACCAGGAAAGGAGATGGAAAAGGAATTTATGCAATCTAATGGTATTGCGAGAGATAGTAAATATCCATTACCTCCACAGATATTTAATGAAGATGAATACTGTGGG GATTATGAAGATTTTGATTTGGCAAATGAAATGGATGAATTGgaagaatttttgaaagtgGAACCACCTGCTAgtggaaaagaaaatgttcCTGATTCAAATCAAAGTGAGGAAATTCAAGAAAATGGAAATACTACAAGTCGAGAG CCTTCCACAGACAAAGAAGCAGCTGCAATACAAGCAGAAAG TGTTGAAGAAAGAACAACTTTACCAAGTGAAAATGTACAGTCAGATGAACCTAAATCTATAGAAAATGATGGTGAAACAAAGCCTGAAGAAGATACTACGGAACATACAGaagaaaatgttgaaaaaaATGAAGAGAAATCTGGTGATCAAGAGAAAGAAGAGTAG
- the LOC126864712 gene encoding SH3 domain-binding glutamic acid-rich protein homolog isoform X2 — MMVVKVYISGISGNKEVKKRQQRVLMILDSKNVEYETIDITEPGKEMEKEFMQSNGIARDSKYPLPPQIFNEDEYCGDYEDFDLANEMDELEEFLKVEPPASGKENVPDSNQSEEIQENGNTTSREPSTDKEAAAIQAESVEERTTLPSENVQSDEPKSIENDGETKPEEDTTEHTEENVEKNEEKSGDQEKEE, encoded by the exons ATGATGGTTGTTAAAGTCTACATATCGGGTATCAGCGGCAACAAGGAA GTAAAAAAGAGGCAACAACGAGTATTGATGATATTAGATAGCAAAAATGTAGAGTATGAGACAATTGATATAACAGAACCAGGAAAGGAGATGGAAAAGGAATTTATGCAATCTAATGGTATTGCGAGAGATAGTAAATATCCATTACCTCCACAGATATTTAATGAAGATGAATACTGTGGG GATTATGAAGATTTTGATTTGGCAAATGAAATGGATGAATTGgaagaatttttgaaagtgGAACCACCTGCTAgtggaaaagaaaatgttcCTGATTCAAATCAAAGTGAGGAAATTCAAGAAAATGGAAATACTACAAGTCGAGAG CCTTCCACAGACAAAGAAGCAGCTGCAATACAAGCAGAAAG TGTTGAAGAAAGAACAACTTTACCAAGTGAAAATGTACAGTCAGATGAACCTAAATCTATAGAAAATGATGGTGAAACAAAGCCTGAAGAAGATACTACGGAACATACAGaagaaaatgttgaaaaaaATGAAGAGAAATCTGGTGATCAAGAGAAAGAAGAGTAG
- the LOC126864716 gene encoding 60S ribosomal protein L37a: MAKRTKKVGITGKYGTRYGASLRKMVKKMEITQHSKYTCTFCGKDAMKRSVVGIWSCKRCKRTVAGGAWVYSTTAAASVRSAVRRLREVKEQ; this comes from the exons ATG GCTAAACGCACGAAGAAGGTTGGAATCACTGGTAAATATGGTACTCGATATGGTGCCTCTCTCAGAAAGATGGttaagaaaatggaaattacCCAACACAGCAAATACACCTGCACCTTCTGTGGCAAG gATGCTATGAAACGGAGTGTAGTGGGTATCTGGTCCTGCAAACGTTGCAAGAGGACTGTTGCTGGAGGTGCATGGGTATATTCAACAACAGCTGCTGCTTCTGTCAGATCTGCTGTCAGGAGGTTACGTGAAGTTAAAGAAcagtaa
- the LOC126864700 gene encoding polypeptide N-acetylgalactosaminyltransferase 5 isoform X2, protein MFRSKIRIHTCRVILLTSLVWFLVDVMVLMHYSDCIGGSGWGCTENNKQQQTLTEENLPHSKEALMKEEEQIQSAGQASKSRYKQSELHLWRPAKVVRENKGMPGEVGAAVHISPEDEARQQELFKLNQFNLMASDMISLNRSLKDIRLEGCKTKKYNKYLPDTSIVIVFHNEAWSTLLRTVWSVINRSPRTLLKEIILVDDKSEQDHLKQDLEDYVKTLPVPTYVYRTEKRSGLIRARLLGAKHVTGQVITFLDAHCECTEGWLEPLLSRIAEDRTTVVCPIIDVISDDTFEYIPASDMTWGGFNWKLNFRWYRVAQREMDRRLGDRTAPLRTPTMAGGLFSIDKDYFYELGAYDEGMDIWGGENLEMSFRIWMCGGTLEIATCSHVGHVFRKSTPYTFPGGTSKIVNHNNARLAEVWLDQWKYFYYNINPGARNVAVGDVSERIKLRERLKCKSFRWYLENIYPESPMPLDYYYLGDVQNVETQSCLDTMGRRTGENVGISYCHGLGGNQVFAYTKRQQIMSDDMCLDAASPQGPVKIVRCHGMGGNQAWVYNEETKMIKHTNTGHCLSKPRSNDAMQPVLAPCDPHNIGQKWIMRSKFKWQAS, encoded by the exons ATGTTCCGCTCTAAAATTCGCATTCACACGTGTCGAGTGATACTGCTCACGTCGCTGGTATGGTTCCTGGTGGACGTGATGGTGCTGATGCACTATTCGGATTGCATCGGAGGGTCCGGATGGGGTTGCACGGAGAATAACAAACAACAGCAAACGTTAACCGAAGAAAATTTACCTCATTCGAAAGAAGCTTTAATGAAAGAAGAGGAACAGATACAGTCGGCTGGACAAGCGAGCAAAAGCCGATACAAACAATCGGAATTACATTTATGGAGGCCAGCTAAGGTCGTCCGAGAGAACAAAGGGATGCCTGGCGAGGTGGGTGCGGCGGTACACATTTCGCCGGAAGACGAGGCCAGGCAACAGGAGCTGTTCAAACTGAACCAATTCAACCTGATGGCCAGCGATATGATCTCGTTGAATCGGTCACTCAAGGATATTCGATTAGAGGGCTGCAAGACCAAGAAGTACAACAAGTACCTGCCGGATACTAGCATCGTGATAGTGTTCCACAATGAAGCATGGAGCACGTTGTTGAGGACTGTTTGGTCGGTCATTAATCGGTCTCCGCGTACATTGTTAAAGGAGATCATATTGGTAGATGATAAGAGCGAGCAAG ATCACTTGAAGCAAGACTTGGAGGACTATGTAAAAACGTTACCGGTCCCTACATATGTGTACCGTACAGAGAAAAGATCTGGTCTGATCAGAGCTAGGCTCCTTGGAGCGAAACACGTGACAGGACAAGTTATAACGTTCCTAGACGCTCATTGCGAATGCACAGAAGGTTGGCTGGAGCCTTTGCTATCCAGGATCGCTGAAGACAGGACAACCGTTGTCTGTCCCATCATTGATGTGATTAGCGACGATACCTTTGAGTACATTCCGGCCAGCGATATGACGTGGGGTGGTTTCAATTGGAAACTGAATTTTAGATG GTACAGGGTGGCGCAAAGAGAAATGGACAGAAGATTAGGGGATAGAACAGCCCCTCTGAGAACACCGACGATGGCCGGCGGTTTATTTTCTATTGATAaggattatttttacgaattggGAGCGTACGACGAGGGCATGGATATTTGGGGCGGTGAAAACCTCGAAATGAGCTTCCGG ATATGGATGTGTGGTGGGACATTGGAGATCGCAACGTGCTCGCACGTCGGTCATGTATTCCGTAAGTCAACACCATATACATTCCCTGGTGGTACCAGCAAGATAGTGAACCACAACAATGCGCGACTCGCAGAGGTCTGGTTGGACCAATGGAAGTACTTCTATTACAACATTAATCCAG GAGCCCGAAACGTAGCTGTTGGAGATGTATCTGAAAGAATTAAGTTAAGGGAACGTCTTAAGTGTAAAAGCTTTAGGTGGTATTTGGAGAATATTTATCCAGAATCTCCTATGCCActagattattattatttgggtGATGTACAAAACGTTGAGACACAATCTTGTTTGGACACTATGGGTAGGAGAACAGGTGAAAATGTTGGAATTAGTTACTGTCATGGATTAGGTGGTAATCAG gtGTTTGCTTATACTAAACGACAGCAAATTATGTCTGATGATATGTGCCTTGATGCAGCTAGTCCCCAAGGTCCTGTCAAAATAGTGAGATGTCATGGTATGGGTGGAAATCAAGCATGGGTTTATAACGAAGAG ACAAAAATGATCAAACATACTAATACAGGACATTGCTTGTCGAAACCTCGTTCAAACGACGCAATGCAACCTGTATTAGCACCTTGTGATCCGCATAACATCGGCCAAAAGTGGATTATGCGCAGTAAATTCAAATGGCAAGCCAGCTAA
- the LOC126864700 gene encoding polypeptide N-acetylgalactosaminyltransferase 5 isoform X1 translates to MFRSKIRIHTCRVILLTSLVWFLVDVMVLMHYSDCIGGSGWGCTENNKQQQTLTEENLPHSKEALMKEEEQIQSAGQASKSRYKQSELHLWRPAKVVRENKGMPGEVGAAVHISPEDEARQQELFKLNQFNLMASDMISLNRSLKDIRLEGCKTKKYNKYLPDTSIVIVFHNEAWSTLLRTVWSVINRSPRTLLKEIILVDDKSEQDHLKQDLEDYVKTLPVPTYVYRTEKRSGLIRARLLGAKHVTGQVITFLDAHCECTEGWLEPLLSRIAEDRTTVVCPIIDVISDDTFEYIPASDMTWGGFNWKLNFRWYRVAQREMDRRLGDRTAPLRTPTMAGGLFSIDKDYFYELGAYDEGMDIWGGENLEMSFRVWQCGGTLEISPCSHVGHVFRDKSPYTFPGGVSKVVLHNAARVAEVWMDEWRDFYYAMNPGARNVAVGDVSERIKLRERLKCKSFRWYLENIYPESPMPLDYYYLGDVQNVETQSCLDTMGRRTGENVGISYCHGLGGNQVFAYTKRQQIMSDDMCLDAASPQGPVKIVRCHGMGGNQAWVYNEETKMIKHTNTGHCLSKPRSNDAMQPVLAPCDPHNIGQKWIMRSKFKWQAS, encoded by the exons ATGTTCCGCTCTAAAATTCGCATTCACACGTGTCGAGTGATACTGCTCACGTCGCTGGTATGGTTCCTGGTGGACGTGATGGTGCTGATGCACTATTCGGATTGCATCGGAGGGTCCGGATGGGGTTGCACGGAGAATAACAAACAACAGCAAACGTTAACCGAAGAAAATTTACCTCATTCGAAAGAAGCTTTAATGAAAGAAGAGGAACAGATACAGTCGGCTGGACAAGCGAGCAAAAGCCGATACAAACAATCGGAATTACATTTATGGAGGCCAGCTAAGGTCGTCCGAGAGAACAAAGGGATGCCTGGCGAGGTGGGTGCGGCGGTACACATTTCGCCGGAAGACGAGGCCAGGCAACAGGAGCTGTTCAAACTGAACCAATTCAACCTGATGGCCAGCGATATGATCTCGTTGAATCGGTCACTCAAGGATATTCGATTAGAGGGCTGCAAGACCAAGAAGTACAACAAGTACCTGCCGGATACTAGCATCGTGATAGTGTTCCACAATGAAGCATGGAGCACGTTGTTGAGGACTGTTTGGTCGGTCATTAATCGGTCTCCGCGTACATTGTTAAAGGAGATCATATTGGTAGATGATAAGAGCGAGCAAG ATCACTTGAAGCAAGACTTGGAGGACTATGTAAAAACGTTACCGGTCCCTACATATGTGTACCGTACAGAGAAAAGATCTGGTCTGATCAGAGCTAGGCTCCTTGGAGCGAAACACGTGACAGGACAAGTTATAACGTTCCTAGACGCTCATTGCGAATGCACAGAAGGTTGGCTGGAGCCTTTGCTATCCAGGATCGCTGAAGACAGGACAACCGTTGTCTGTCCCATCATTGATGTGATTAGCGACGATACCTTTGAGTACATTCCGGCCAGCGATATGACGTGGGGTGGTTTCAATTGGAAACTGAATTTTAGATG GTACAGGGTGGCGCAAAGAGAAATGGACAGAAGATTAGGGGATAGAACAGCCCCTCTGAGAACACCGACGATGGCCGGCGGTTTATTTTCTATTGATAaggattatttttacgaattggGAGCGTACGACGAGGGCATGGATATTTGGGGCGGTGAAAACCTCGAAATGAGCTTCCGG GTATGGCAATGCGGTGGGACGTTAGAAATCAGTCCATGTTCACATGTTGGACATGTGTTCCGAGACAAGAGTCCGTATACATTCCCTGGTGGTGTCAGCAAAGTAGTTCTACACAATGCGGCTAGGGTGGCCGAAGTCTGGATGGATGAGTGGAGAGATTTTTACTATGCCATGAACCCAG GAGCCCGAAACGTAGCTGTTGGAGATGTATCTGAAAGAATTAAGTTAAGGGAACGTCTTAAGTGTAAAAGCTTTAGGTGGTATTTGGAGAATATTTATCCAGAATCTCCTATGCCActagattattattatttgggtGATGTACAAAACGTTGAGACACAATCTTGTTTGGACACTATGGGTAGGAGAACAGGTGAAAATGTTGGAATTAGTTACTGTCATGGATTAGGTGGTAATCAG gtGTTTGCTTATACTAAACGACAGCAAATTATGTCTGATGATATGTGCCTTGATGCAGCTAGTCCCCAAGGTCCTGTCAAAATAGTGAGATGTCATGGTATGGGTGGAAATCAAGCATGGGTTTATAACGAAGAG ACAAAAATGATCAAACATACTAATACAGGACATTGCTTGTCGAAACCTCGTTCAAACGACGCAATGCAACCTGTATTAGCACCTTGTGATCCGCATAACATCGGCCAAAAGTGGATTATGCGCAGTAAATTCAAATGGCAAGCCAGCTAA